In Marivirga salinae, a single window of DNA contains:
- the bioA gene encoding adenosylmethionine--8-amino-7-oxononanoate transaminase, translating into MNWLERDSDSIWHPFTQLVNGFEHIMVEKAEGMYLHTSDGRKIMDAISSWWVNLHGHSHPKIAEAVAKQAQNLEHVIFAGFTHAPAIELAEKLLSILPENQSKIFYSDNGSTANEVALKMAFQYWYNKGYEKRRKVIAFDGAYHGDTFGAMAVGDRGPFSAPFSPFLFDVEFLPMPVNGNEDELIQKFYQLVDTEQVAAFIFEPLVLGSAGMKMYDAKFLDKLINIAQDKGVICIADEVFTGFGRTGKHFASDYLENKPDIFCLSKGLTGGTMALGVTSCTDEIMEPYKSTDIMKTFFHGHSFTANPIACAASIASFELLVSEETQSQIVKISQWQKDFHDKLSSHPKVQNSRVLGTIFALELKTEADTSYVNEVRHKLYPFFLERDILLRPLGNVIYILPPYIIKKEEIEKVYEAVEEMLESL; encoded by the coding sequence ATGAACTGGTTAGAAAGAGACAGTGACAGTATTTGGCATCCGTTTACACAATTGGTAAATGGGTTTGAACATATCATGGTGGAAAAAGCAGAAGGAATGTATTTGCATACCTCTGATGGTCGTAAAATCATGGATGCGATATCCAGTTGGTGGGTGAACTTGCATGGGCACAGTCACCCTAAAATTGCAGAAGCTGTTGCAAAACAAGCTCAAAACTTGGAGCATGTGATTTTTGCTGGATTCACGCATGCACCTGCTATTGAATTAGCTGAAAAGTTACTTTCCATTTTGCCTGAAAATCAATCTAAAATCTTTTATTCCGATAATGGAAGCACTGCCAATGAGGTAGCTTTAAAAATGGCTTTTCAATATTGGTATAATAAAGGGTATGAAAAACGTAGGAAAGTAATTGCATTTGATGGGGCTTATCATGGTGACACCTTTGGCGCTATGGCAGTAGGGGATAGAGGACCTTTTTCTGCTCCATTCTCACCTTTCCTTTTTGATGTGGAGTTCTTACCTATGCCAGTAAATGGGAATGAGGATGAGCTCATTCAAAAATTCTATCAATTAGTTGACACAGAACAAGTAGCTGCCTTCATTTTTGAACCCTTAGTTTTGGGCTCCGCTGGAATGAAAATGTATGATGCTAAATTTTTAGATAAACTCATCAATATCGCTCAGGATAAGGGTGTGATTTGTATAGCTGATGAGGTGTTCACAGGCTTTGGCAGGACTGGGAAACATTTTGCATCTGATTATTTAGAGAACAAACCTGACATATTTTGTCTTTCTAAAGGACTAACAGGCGGTACTATGGCACTGGGTGTTACTTCTTGTACAGATGAAATCATGGAGCCTTACAAAAGCACAGACATCATGAAGACTTTCTTTCATGGTCACAGCTTCACTGCAAATCCAATAGCGTGTGCAGCTTCCATTGCCAGTTTTGAGTTATTAGTCTCTGAAGAAACACAATCGCAAATTGTGAAAATCAGCCAATGGCAGAAAGATTTTCATGATAAATTGTCATCCCATCCTAAAGTGCAAAATAGTAGGGTATTGGGTACTATTTTCGCTTTGGAATTAAAAACTGAAGCAGATACATCTTATGTAAATGAAGTGCGCCATAAACTATATCCATTCTTTCTTGAAAGAGATATTCTGCTTCGCCCTTTGGGA
- the bioD gene encoding dethiobiotin synthase translates to MNYFITAIGTDSGKSLFSAIICEALEADYWKPIQAGYPRDTDYVGGLLSNLKSELIPEKYVLNTPASPHYAAEIDNIKLEVVDFDIPKTENDLIIEGAGGVLVPINNKEFVIDFPKHWNIPVILVANLYLGSINHTLLTINELKRRGVEVKGIVFNGPSNPSSEDIILKHSGYNCLLRIKEEKEINHAVVRKYAAELKKNL, encoded by the coding sequence ATGAACTATTTTATTACAGCAATCGGCACAGACAGTGGGAAATCACTTTTTAGTGCTATAATATGTGAAGCCCTGGAAGCAGATTATTGGAAACCAATTCAAGCTGGTTATCCTCGAGATACGGATTATGTTGGAGGTTTGCTAAGCAACTTGAAGTCAGAACTCATACCTGAAAAATATGTACTCAATACCCCAGCTTCTCCTCATTATGCTGCTGAAATTGACAACATCAAATTGGAAGTAGTTGATTTTGATATACCTAAAACTGAAAACGATTTAATTATAGAAGGTGCTGGAGGCGTTTTGGTTCCGATTAATAATAAGGAATTTGTTATTGATTTTCCAAAACATTGGAATATACCAGTTATTCTGGTAGCTAATCTTTATTTAGGAAGCATTAATCACACCTTATTAACAATTAATGAATTGAAAAGAAGAGGAGTGGAAGTAAAAGGAATTGTTTTTAATGGCCCTTCAAATCCTTCTAGCGAAGACATAATTTTGAAACATAGCGGCTATAATTGTTTGTTGAGAATTAAGGAAGAAAAAGAAATTAATCATGCAGTAGTTCGGAAATATGCTGCAGAGTTAAAAAAGAATTTATGA
- a CDS encoding porin family protein, which translates to MKKLFTLTALLFFIGISAKAQIFTIGPKIGVSSTTLSIKENADNYESGDARLSYHAGIFTRVKIAGFYIQPELYFNAVRGQYIDPNRPVSEPVEFNQNKIDMPVLFGWKLGPVRINAGPVASFNLKNLEDFEDADVEDYKTAVFAYQAGIGVDISKLIIDLKYEGNLSNQAVLGQDADVKVNQLMLSVGYKLL; encoded by the coding sequence ATGAAAAAGCTTTTTACATTAACCGCACTATTATTTTTTATTGGAATAAGTGCCAAAGCACAAATATTCACTATTGGACCTAAAATAGGTGTAAGTAGCACTACTTTGAGCATTAAAGAAAATGCTGATAACTATGAATCTGGTGATGCTCGCTTGAGCTATCATGCAGGTATTTTTACTAGAGTTAAAATTGCCGGTTTCTATATTCAGCCTGAGTTATATTTTAATGCTGTGAGAGGTCAATATATTGATCCCAACAGACCTGTAAGTGAGCCAGTTGAATTTAATCAAAATAAAATTGACATGCCTGTTTTATTTGGTTGGAAATTAGGACCAGTAAGAATAAATGCCGGACCTGTAGCAAGTTTCAACTTGAAAAACTTAGAAGATTTTGAGGATGCAGATGTTGAAGATTACAAAACTGCAGTTTTTGCTTATCAGGCAGGTATAGGAGTAGATATTTCAAAATTAATAATTGACTTAAAATACGAAGGAAACTTATCTAATCAAGCTGTATTAGGACAGGATGCGGATGTTAAGGTAAATCAACTTATGTTGAGCGTTGGTTACAAATTACTATAA
- a CDS encoding aminotransferase class I/II-fold pyridoxal phosphate-dependent enzyme: MKLEKQLLGQLENRKINGGYRSLKQNVNNLIDFSSNDYLGLSKVEEIHHDHNEFIDNGATGSRLLSGNKAYHEAVENFLSEYFKSESALLFNSGYMANLGVLSSVPQKGDTILLDELSHICIKEGVRLSRANYFNFKHNDLQDLEKKLKKIEEGNIFVVVESVYSMDGDQAPLKEIVELSVQYNANIIVDEAHSTGLYGQSGYGLCCDLELQDQIFARIYTFGKAVGVHGAAVAGSNILKDYLINYSRQFIYTTALPHQSVQVIKNALNYREKHPELWGDLQSKITLFNSLLKNAINKLDSEHPVQGIILGGAAEASNFSKYLNDKGFDVRPILSPTVPKGKERVRICLHAFNSEEEITNLCHHINQYFQ; the protein is encoded by the coding sequence ATGAAACTTGAAAAGCAATTATTAGGTCAACTCGAAAATCGAAAAATTAATGGTGGTTATAGAAGCTTAAAGCAGAATGTTAATAATTTAATTGATTTCAGTTCAAATGATTATTTAGGGCTTTCTAAAGTTGAAGAAATTCATCATGATCACAATGAATTTATTGATAATGGTGCCACCGGTTCACGCTTATTAAGTGGAAATAAAGCATATCATGAAGCAGTGGAAAACTTTCTATCTGAATACTTTAAATCTGAATCTGCTTTGTTATTCAATTCTGGCTACATGGCCAATTTAGGTGTTCTATCCTCTGTACCACAAAAAGGAGATACAATTTTACTTGATGAGCTTTCTCATATTTGCATCAAAGAAGGAGTTCGCTTAAGCAGAGCTAATTATTTTAATTTTAAGCACAATGATCTTCAAGATTTAGAGAAGAAGCTTAAGAAAATTGAAGAAGGAAATATTTTTGTTGTAGTAGAGTCGGTTTATTCAATGGATGGTGATCAAGCACCTTTAAAAGAAATTGTTGAATTATCGGTTCAGTATAATGCCAATATAATAGTAGACGAAGCGCATAGTACAGGTTTATATGGCCAATCGGGTTATGGGCTTTGTTGTGATTTGGAGCTACAAGATCAAATTTTTGCAAGAATTTATACTTTTGGAAAAGCAGTAGGGGTTCATGGGGCTGCTGTAGCGGGAAGTAATATTCTAAAAGACTATTTAATAAATTATAGCCGGCAATTTATTTATACCACTGCACTGCCACATCAAAGTGTTCAAGTCATAAAAAACGCTTTAAATTATAGGGAAAAGCATCCTGAGCTTTGGGGTGATTTACAATCAAAAATAACGCTATTCAACAGTCTTTTAAAGAATGCGATCAATAAACTAGATAGTGAACATCCAGTTCAGGGAATCATATTGGGTGGTGCTGCAGAGGCCTCAAATTTTTCTAAGTATTTGAATGATAAAGGTTTTGATGTTCGTCCGATCCTTAGTCCAACAGTTCCCAAAGGAAAAGAAAGAGTAAGGATCTGCCTGCATGCTTTCAATTCTGAAGAAGAAATAACAAATTTGTGTCATCATATCAATCAGTATTTTCAATGA